Below is a window of Impatiens glandulifera chromosome 2, dImpGla2.1, whole genome shotgun sequence DNA.
gagcatcaaacaatcaaaaacagagagcaggacaccaagattttacgtggaaaacccaaattaggtaaaaaccacgggacacttcggccacttaaatcatccactatatcaaataggtatacaatgtagttcaatacaagcctagaggtaatctaacaaaagttatcaattgacctcatcctaacttgtcattcacatacattatcatcattattaaagatggctaaccaaatggagaagagataaaggaaatcagaagaagaacctgttgcttcaatggaggaattgctgcttcaatggaggaagaactgctggaagagagagagagaaaaaccaatctaaaaactgctgtgtttttttttccttaattaaatatgccctaatgggctttattaatttgttaggcccagctgccaaatgagctgacccaacaattATTCTCATAAATTactcaaattattcaaataaaacaactaaataataataaagactTTAATGGAATTATCGCCGCGTAAAAAGTTGTCAAAGAGTTCGTCGACGCTTAATATAGCGAGGTTGAGGAAGAGTTGACAAATATTATGCCGACACACAAATAAGTGCCAACGCTTAATATAGCTTAATATAGCGAGGTTTACAAAAGATTGATAACTGAAATATTAGTTTATGTATTACATATGTACATTGTCCTTCTAATTTGTCGATTTCATCATTTTGCGTTAGAAAGTATATTTCATCTTACCCAAAAATAAAGGAATAAAATCATTATCATAATGCTTTCCAGCAAATAGCAAATTGAggtatttaagatttttttagaaaataatttattaaaacaaatatttattcttGTATATGAATTGGTTCTATTTGGCAAATTACTATTTGAAATTCGAACTTAGATCGTTTTTATCAAATATGGCTCAAACTTTAATCGTGAAATATACGACTCATGCCTCGTAGAATAAAAACAACTCACGTCCGAGTTTTAAATAGCAATTGtgcaaatattatttatttagtctTTCTTTTTTTCAGTATTACTTTATAAATTGATCtccatatttataataatttatcaattccAAAATGATTtccaattcaaattaattaagctaGTAAGCACCATATtatgaaaatgataaattaactTCTTAATAACAGACACAATTATACAATAATACATACTCCTTTCGACACTAGGCAACCAATTATAATCAAGAAGAAACAGAAacataaaaagaagaaaaagccCGCCATGGGGACCAGCAAAAGCTAGCATTTCTCTTCTCCATGATGAGACCCATTGGCCAAACCTTCCATTTCCACGCCACTACCATTGTCCTGCACCTTTTGTGGCTTGTACCATGAGGCAAATAACAAGTATACTAGAAAGTTCAATAAACTCAGAATAGTTAACAGAGCGTAGAACAAGTCAAGCCTTCCGAAGTTAATGTTATCCGCAATCCATCCTTCCCGTCCACCGCCTCCGGTTACCTTCTTCGTCACCGACACCAAGAAGCTGCTCATGAAGAACCCTAGAGATAGAGTCGTTAGGAACAGGCCTGTACTCATTGTCTTCATTCCTTTCGGTGATTGAGTTATGAAGAAGTCTAGTTGCCCTGTGTAGATAAAGGCTTCTCCGGCTCCCACTAGAAAGAACTGTGGGATCAGTAGGAACACCGACACCGGAACGGTGGCCGTTGCTAAACCAACGTCGTGGGCTACTGATAATCTCTTCATTTCGGCTATGGCTGCAGCTGCCATTCCTAAACCCGAGAGGATAAGTCCCAAGGCCATCCTTTGCAAGCTAGTGAACCCTGTTAATTTGTTTGTATGTAATCATGGATCAATTATTCGTAGATATTAAGGTTTTTCATggattttgtattaataaattgaaaagaaTCATTTGATTGTTGTCTAGGAATTGGATCCCACTTAAAGCATGCACCTTAAACTAAGAATGTCAATAGCTACAGAATTTTATGTTGCATTAACCTTCGCTATAAGACATGTAAGAAAATGCAATGCTTCCATTAACAACGGTCCCAGAGACTGTCGTTAAATAATGAATTAGCGACGGTTTATTTCCCATGAAAATCGTCGCTACTATGTCAAATGTTGTACAAACTCAAAATCATAACCTTGATGACATAAGTTATTGTGTTTTATCAttctttctgtttttttttaaaccctaaaacattttaaatgaaaattaaacttGTGAtacagaaaaaaatataaatatgtaccTGGCTTGCCCTTCCATTTCTTCCAAAGTGGCATGATGAGGCGATCATAGAAGGCAAGTGTGATTAGGATTGCAGCTACAAAGAAAACAGTAAGAGAGCCAGCCGGAATCTTGAAGCTTCCTAATGATCTGTCCATGGTGGAAGCTTGCACCACCGAAAATGTGATCATCTGGGCATAAGTCGTCCAGAACATGATGGTCGTTACCCACACAGGAAGAAGCTTCGCCATCATCTTCACCTCCTCCACTCTTGTTACCGTACACAGCTTCCATGGATTCGGAGGATTCGAACTGTTGTTCCCTTCCATGTCCTCTTCTGTTACAACTGCTGCCTTGTCCAACAaactgcatgcatgcatgcccaaaaatattaattaattgaatttgaactaattaaaattataaattacataCCTGAATTGATCAGAGTGATATATTCTTGATTCATGAGGCGTGTTTTCATACAACAAGGTAACATCATAAGGAACTTCAAGTTTCCTCTTCCTAATGGCAGCTGCAATAACCTGTAAAATTTGAACAATGGGGCTGCCCGTGCTCTTCTTATACCTATATCTTCTACTACCCGAAAGAAAGATCACGATCGCTACAGCCATTGAAATAGAGCAAATCCCATAAGCCAAGCTCCGCCCGACCTCATCTTGTATGTAAACAAGAACCGTTACAGCTGTCAGAGTTCCAATGCtgataaagaagaaaaatctCTGGAAGAAATAGGCCATTTGAGTCTTCTCTTTCTCATCTTTCTCGTCGAATTGGTCTGTTCCGAATCCTGATACGCTCGATTTCAGGCCTCCCGTTCCTAGGGCGATAATGTAAAGAGCTAAGTAGAGAACGCCCATTTGGAATTCACTGGCCTGCTTGCAGTTGCTCACTATATGAGTATGGCAAGGTGTTGGCCTTAGTTTTGGAAGTTTTGTCACAATTGCTAGTGATCCTGTTCCctaaagaaacaaaaagaaaatttaatatttgtatctTAAATTTCATTAGAATTAAATAGTAATTCTTACTAGTGTTTGAATAATGGCGAAGATGGCGATAGTTCTGTATCTTCCGAGAAATGAATCTGCGAGGAAGCCACCGAGAAGGCAAAGGAGGAAAGAAGTTCCCATGAAATCAGTGACAATATTGGCTGAAGTTGAACTTGGCAAATGCATTGTGCCACCCAAGTATGTCACAAGGTTCACTGCTATTCCCATTGTTGAAAGCCTTTCAGATACTTCAATCCCTGAGAAAATGGatagtaaaatttattaatcaaactcatgtttatttaaagaatcAGAAAGTTGTAAAAACTCTTGTGAAATGTCCACTCGAATAAATATCATGTCCAAGTCAAGATACAagtaaaatttaactttaaaggatAGACAAATTGCCGCTAAGATCTTTCTTTCGTAATCGTATTTAGTTTTGGGGTTTTTATCGTGATcttaaaaatagtattttagtttgtcattttttttacatctctataaattatttgaagaaAGAAACAAAACTTGGGGTTAGAATTGTAAGAATAATGTTTGATTGAATGAGATATATATAGAAGCAATCTTATGTcttgtcttttatttaacatgcattatttcatatttcatttcatcaattaatttatctattaaaatactctttattttattttttgaaaaatattattattaaatattaactaaaattttcataacTCAAAACTGAGTAAGatcatttaaataacctaaaataaTCCAAATCCTAGGTATAATATATGTTTGAAGGATTTCTtgaaattaactattttattcttttcaaaaGGCATATTATTGGGGACATCAAGAGAATATAATTTGTCCTTTATTTCCCATGAAAATCATTTGGacaattattatgataaaacaGGGCCTAGGTGTAATGGACCCACTTTGCCCTATCATCCAAAAAATGACAGATGGGAGAGAGAATAACAGCAAAATCATGGATTTGGAAgttttaattaaactattttagaTATTGAAATAGTTCTATCATCTAAATTTGCAGTTCTTACATATATACTTAGATCTTTTCTGGCATACCCATTTGCATAAAATACTTATTAATCATGCAAAAAGTGTAAAATAATCAATCCTCCCTAGAGACAATACAATACATGCATGTCATGATAGATGGTCTAAGCAATTTAAACATTACTAACAGAAATATCTATTGATAGATTAGTTGTTAATCTTATATAGAAGTGAATGAAgtgatgtttgattatagttgaattttttgaaaaacccaaCCGACAAAGGTCTAAGAGTTCAAACCTAGAATCAGAGCTGCTGGCACCCAACCACCGGTCTTAGACCTGTCCGCTGGGAACCCTTTATAGTCAACAGTATTACCAACTGCCCAACTCATCTTTCCATCCTGCGGTAAGTGATGATCCATATAAGAACATATAAGAGAATAATGAAGAAGCTATTGAATTATTAGTAATGGGAGATTGAAGTACTAACCATATTGGAATGATTTGATGAAGAAAGAAAGCAATTAATATGATAGTTATGATATTGATCTCTTAAGTTTGGTTGCACATAATGTGTTGAAGAAGTGTTCCCTTTTTATAGGCAGATCAATGGAGGTGAACTATTAGGTGAGTTAGAGAAAAAGTGACTAGCCGGGGGCCTCCACTATAAATATTAACCAGATcttgatatataataaagtaaAGGATATTCATGTGCCTATCCCATTTCCATGAACAGAATGTTCTAGTAGTGATTTTGTGCTTTTTTATATATCATCAAGATTTTGTTTTTCAgtccattttatttttatgggtTATTTAgagtaaaatgaaaaaaaaaagttgatgtTGATATTGCTAATTGGAAGAAGTGGGATCAAGAGAAGCAAATAAATGGAATTCATTCCAAATCCAACCTCCATTCCATCTCATATCTATCTCTTTTGGGGATAGGTTATTTGGAGATTTTGTGAACCACAGTCTTTTGCACAAATTGGTCCACTTTTCTTGAGTCTCTTGAGTGCTTTTAATGCCCCACATGAAATAGAAAACTACTATTTAGCCCGTGTTTGATGTAGATAcaaataagtaatttattaataaattaaaatagttactTTTACTAAGGATTAAATTATGAATAGTAGTAATTAAATGTATGTGTATAATATGTTGAAGCAACAATATTGCTTGAAATTCGCTTTTGAGGTAATGATGAACATTTAACGGATTAATACGCAATTTAAACAAATCTCTGAAATACTAATTTGTATTAGTCATTTCAGTTTTGATTTCAGTTTTGATTGAAATCGGATCGGATTGAGAtcgaattgaattaaattaggattgaattaggattatccaaattatcccaatacaaatatatttgtcacttttttttattagtttgtaacttactaaaatatattgttttctctattttcttgCATCAATTAGGtcacaattttgtttttttactgtATCTATTTAGtgaatttaaattgaaaatatttcattaattgtattatttttagcaaaattaaataaaataaatttatagttattatttgacaaataaaaaatagatttattaaCTACCTcgtcttataattattataaataaacaaaattgaaattaaaaaattattattaaaaaaagttaaatttaagattttttttttaaacaagtggtttaaagataaaaaaaagtaaaatagaacatattaaacaataattagcaaaaacaaaaaaaaaatattaaacaatgagataaataaatctaaactaTAAGTCCAATTCAAATTTAATCTgtattaatcaatataattgTTGATTAGTGgagtataaatataatttggacTTACTATAACTCGGACGAAAACAAATTGATTTGATTCATTTGCTTGAGTAGGATAATTGTTTTAAGTAATTCTTGTAAGAAGGGAGATGGGTTGGGAAAGAAGCAGTAATAAAGAACAATTTGAAACAAAATGGAACTATCAAAGAATGGGCAATTCTTAACATATATTAATCTTGTTAAGTCCGTTTCCACAATGTAAGTGATTTGTCTTCTACcttctttataaaaatatgctATTTCATTTTCACTTAAAGCAAATGTTGGCAGCTTTTTATTTTCAGTGGatacattttatttgaaatttttatttattgaggATATATATTTCACCAACAAAAACTTATCAAATTATATCTTTggtggaaaaaaataaaattaaactaatcttGAGAATTATGAAGGTGTTGTCACTATATGATTAAGATGATTCTTGAGTTTGGGGGAAGTAGTTTTAGGAGTAATGCATAAATTGTGCTCAAATCATATATATGGTCGTTCACCCTTGTCTTTTCTTTGTCACATCCTTCAATTTAAGTGTTTAACCATAGATGCTGACATTTCCGTGTCTTATTTGATTGGAGTACTTTGTAGTGGGCATCATTATCATAAGGGGCTATTATCGTTAGGAGGTACAAACTCTATCTAAGCGCGTCCGACTCCTTTGGGACACCAGTATTATGAAGGGTTTCTTGTTGGCTTTAATTAATTGGTCGGTGCAAAAGATCATCATCACCTAGATAAGAAGTGATTGTATATCAAGATCATTTTTGGAGGAATATTTGGCTTGAGGAACATAAGAAGTTTCTCCAACAGGAAGAGGCCAAACCGTCTGCTTCTCAACTACAATTTTGTGACCCTTGTCGTAGTTTGATCCACGGCTCAATGTATCTTGGTTGGGGATATTATCAAATTCCTTGATGATGCTTTTTTTGGGTTCTCCTTTTCTAtgttattttcttgttttgtttgAACTCTTTATTCATTAGTTGGTGTCACGCCATTTTGAATACAAATGactttctataaaaaaaattttttttaccatatCTTATAGTAATATTTGTGTGATTCTCAATAATTGGATGTCTTGGTTCACATCAGTTTTTgctcgatttaaaaaaaaaaattagaatagttTTTCCGATATTTGTCCTTCACTtatattcattaaacttataaaaaaaattataactaaaaatccaagttatttttttttaaatgttaacaTTAAACAGTTACTCATccctatattatttttaaaaatgttaatgttgagtcaattaaaaataacttaggaaataagtttatttaaattaacattgTTATAATTATGAGCTGACTTTATTTTGATAATGTGcgaattaattataataaaacttaGTTATGCAAAGCTGAAGAACTTAATTTAATGCTGCAAACGAATAAGACTAAACTATGAAATTGTCTTTGTGCAGGTACATCTCAAGGAAATGTAAGCAAACGTTTTGGTCGGTAGTCAACGTCTAACCTCTTCAGACGTGGTCAGAAGCAGGCGCCTTTAGACGTATTGATACTTCAGACGAAGTCTGAAAcacgcgagtagacgtcgtctaactcctttagacgtggtctaaggagtgcgcacAGTTAGACACAGTATAACTcatttagacgtggtctaaagggaagcgcagttagacgcggtctaacttctttagacgtggtctaaagggaagtgtagttagacgcggtctaactcctttatacgtggtctaaaggagaagcgtagttagactttgtctaaccttcttagacgtggtctaaagaaaaagcacagttagacgtcgtctaactctttcttagacgcggtctaaagatgGAGAGCAAGAAGTCGTTGTCTAACTTGATCAGACGTCCGAAggagcgtctaactacgtaactcATCTCATCTACAGTTACCGTTTTCAACAGTCTGACAACTCAGCTCCAACAACGAATGAACAACTACCACGTACTCCAATATTCAAATTGCCCACTTTGTATCtctctagtacaagacaatatcagatGATATTCGGCGTACTACCTGtctggtacggccacgatcccaaTGCTCAATCTGATGTACCCTTGTACTATTGGCGGTCGTCCAACAAAGGGAGGACATGTGTCCTCAAAGAAGTTTCGACTGTTGGTGGTcttcaagtataaatagaagctcaaggacaacggacaaaaaCACCGGAAAAATACTAACTCTTTGCTTAACACACAAGCTTCGCTTCACACACACTACTGCTTAAGCTCTCTATTTGATTATCCAATCTCTCTAGCTCAAACATTAATTACTCATTGTCTATCTGTGTGATCATTCTGTAATCCAATCATTGTCTTTCTATGTGAAATCTAAGTATTATAAGTTtaacagaggttgttctattcaatagagaGTTAACTAGAAGTTCAGAAGCACGCGATTGTTAAGTCTTATggtttctgactgggtttgtgtagtgggTTCTACATCAATCAAagtattctagtgaatattcttcatGTTAAGGAAGAAgaggtgatgtaggagttttatttttaaacattcataaaactctCTTTGTTCATTATTTTATGCCATTGACATTTATTCATCTGaaacttcaaatccaacaaacgattccgcacttgaacttgttcaaaagtttgtgaagaattgtgaagaatagaaatagattttaacttctaacagagttaaaatcgaattaaaGTGTataagttgttcacaatagtcagacACATGTCTCCATTGTCAACATCGATCCTAACagttaaaatgaattataaaatttcatagcCCCATCCACCTTTGGAAGTTGGGACCAATCCTTATATAACCGATTTTGAGTAGGGATGACAATAAGGAGGATTGAGGCTGAGAGTGTATTTACCATCTCCATTCCCATCCCATCTTACTTCGAGTTTTTATTACTATCTCTGtcttatttatctaaattatatatttttctatgataaaattatataaaagaatctttctataaaattgaaaatatctagtatattaaaaacaatcatattattataaaaaaaaaaattttaaaaagtaaataaatatattaattattttatatatttaattgtgtttattagtgttCAGTGTAAAATTTGGGCGATGACACAAATACCATTCATGTCTTATTCCTGATCAACTACTTGTCAAATCGGAGAAAAGTCGTTCAAACCggataattcaaattaaaagtcacgttcaattataattatcatcctcatttaaaaaaattatactatgTTTTTTCGTCTTTTATTGGTGGAATGGAAGAATAAGTAGCTTCTAGTCTACACGGTAACACCCACACCAATCCATTCGTTCTTAACCAACATCACTATATATGGACCCTAGTGCTTCCCTCTTAGATATATATTACTACAAAACATATATAGGTGACTTCTTTTTAGTTCTCTAGACTAACTATAACAATATTGAGCGaattaaaatgagaaatgaatGTACCATTTCTgtccaatattatttttttgtacaGTTCTGCTTGTAGAATTTTGGAAGATACCATTTATATAATTCTCtcaaaattaacttttttttatgataaaattatatttttatgataaattaatttttatatagtatatatattagaaaatcatattattacgaaaataaatctaattttttttataaagaagaaataaatatattaatgataatatattattattagttttcgGGGGCGGGagatataaatatcatttttaccTCATTCTCTATCAACTACCGatcaaactaaaaatatttcttcCCAACAAAAAAATTTGGATCGACAACAACGAGACGGATTATAATTGTTCATCTTTATTCTATACTAATGTCAACTAATTGGTCTTTTCAATATATTTCTTAGTAAAAAATTTCATAGTTGTATTCATTGTTATAGGGCTAAGTTGACAAGGCCAGTGCCTCTTTATGCAACatcacaaattaaattattaatccgGTGGTTCTAAATAacacaaataattttttgtcCCTCTTTTCTTCTCCGTCCAATTAGTCTTACTTGACTTTTCACAACCACTCAAATCGTCGGATACTAAATCACTCAATATGTCAATCGTATCAAAATTAATTCGATGAATAACCTattctctttcatttttttaatttaaaacgtttttaataaaattaaaattgaaatttttgtttgtaattgTAGTTAAGACCCTTATACTTAAAAGTTTAATGATTGCTTTCTAAGCATTATTGAACAGTAAATAAACTGTTTATAGGACTAGCACTAGAACATTATTTCTAAATTTACATTACCTACTGTAACATATATGAAATGATACACAAGAATCTTAAGTCAGGAGTGTAGACAccaataatttaatatgtttgtaCTAGGATGGGCCAGATGGCAGACAATTTTACCCATCACCTGGGGCACCACTCAGGAGCAACGTTTGACCATACTCTAGCTAGCCAATTAATAGAGTTAAATACTTTTACTCTTGTAAATTGACTTTGGGACAATTTTTCAACCATGTTAATCTAAACCAATATAATTATTGGAATGACAAAAGAGATAGTGACTGCCATGTTAcaatagaaaaataaacatgCATGGGAATTTATtgaattcatttatgttttgtacaataagaaaaaaaaatgtttgatccAGGTTGGAATGGTATTTATGGAGGTTTCTGGTTTTGTTCCAAATTGTATGTGTTCCTTGTTCTTAGAAGTTTTATGTTTTCCTATTGATGACACATTTGAATtaaaactaacatttttttacatGTATAAAGAGGTGAAATCCATTCAATTAGtcgtaattttttttacccGGGTTTATTTCCTTGATGGTTAGTACTATACTAATGGTTATATGACCGTTCCTCTAGTTAGAGCGTTTTTAGTGACAATTAAATATATGACCTTTACTCTACAAGATAAGACTAATTGTTACATTTATGGTCGGCCCTAAGGTAAGGTCAGCTAGACAGTCACTTAGGAACATCACTTCCCACGGGCACAAAAAAACAAACAGGTGCACTACCAAAGTTTGAATCTTATGCCATAATATGTATTAACataacatttaataaatatagactcttatttttgttcataataataaaactattatatttaatcaacctaacataaaataaaaacaaatttatttattttctcttaggGCACCTTAAACTTCAAGTTATCATCCTGATAAACAAGATTTTGTGAAATAAAGTAATGAAAAATCTTCAATACAAATTCGAAAGGAACTAAAGAAAGCGAAGTATAGGATGAACAAAGCATTTCGAGCAAAAGGATCAACCAAAACTTATAACAAGTGAATGAATTTTGACATTCACAACTTAGCAAGTAAAGTCGTTGCTCCgcgtaaataaataaaaaagaaaaaattgtatGTCTATGTAAAGTTGACCTTAATGAATTGTACTAGTGAGAACATGCGAAATATATGTGTAGTTGAATGATctctatttcaaaaaaatatatttattgatcatGGTAGCTTAGTATTTGATAGCACAAGAGAAAATAAGGAAGATGAATGAATGAACGAGATAGAGAATGACCCACCGGCCATTACGCAGAAGATCGAAGAGGAGAATTTGGTGGCCAAATAAGTTTGATATATACATTTCTTTGATccactaattaattattatgtggGTCTCCTCAAGATCTCTCCGGCCTCCACTTTCTCTTTGTTCCACTAAAtgtgtttattaatattatatccCATGGCCTCGATCGACTCTATCTCTTATTGCCGAAAGTCTCTTGTTGTATTAATTTGAACAATATCTCTCTTTTCTCCACTTACATCTGTCACTATTATGAAAGCTCCAAGTGTAAGGGGACAAATAATATGTGTGGCTAAACAGATGctactttcaaaattaattactaTATTTAAATACCCGTATTCAACGCAAACTCTTTAGGACAATATAAtactctaattatatattttgccTACATTAAGTATATAGAATGTACTGATCTGAATATATGGTTAATGAAACCAGTAAACTTTAGTCAACAGTAAAAAGATTAAGAAGGATTGCTAGATTTCAAGTCATGGTTTTAGCGACGGAGAAAGAAAGGTTCAGTTACCGTCGCTATTGATCCTTGTCACCCGTTATTTGAGCATTAGCGACACTCTTTTAGTCGCTATTTATCACTTTCTTTTGATTTTGGTCCAACAGTAACGAAATTCAACCATTGCTAACTTCGTCACTATTTATCTCATCCTTTTAGTTTTTGTCCAATAGTAACGAAATTCAACCATCGCTAACGTCTCTATTGGCCCGCTTTATACTAATGCATGTCGGAAACCATAACAACTTTTAGAGAGACTCGGGTCGAAATAAGTACTAGCCGCATTGTCTTGAACAAGAAATGGGTGATGATTCCGATCATTATTAGTGAATCACTTAGTTGGAAAGAAATAGACAAGTCATCCAAGTTTAGTAAAAAAATGTACACACAAATTCTTCAAATATTGCTCGGCACCACTCTTGTTGAGGTTCGATGTGGTAATTCGTCTAACATTATTGTGAACACGTTAGAGAAGGTTAAATCAATATAGAAGTTGGCAAAGCTCTATCGAACCTAGGGCAAGGAGCCGGAGTTGAATCAGTGtacgtaattttttttttctcgtCTAGTTCACTTTTGTCTTTTTGatgttttaaagtttttttgtttcttttcgTGAAAGGATCTTTTCCTATTAGCAAcgtttcattttttcattttcattcgAACGCCCCGTCTTTAAGGGCGATTTGTGCGATTCGAAATTGGTCAGTCACATGCATTACCAATTCTTTCGAGTGTTCCACCCGCGGTGGGGACGTAACAAAGGATTTAAATGGTAAACTTGACCTGTGTATTGTATTAAGAGAAACTTTTTTGTACGGAAGTTATTATAGAACCCCTTAACTTATCTTTCTCTTGAATCTCATAAAAAGTAGATAGGAAGACTATCCTTTTAGGATGTTATCCTATCTTAAAGATGAGGAACCAAAATTGAGTTATATAGCATAGACTTGTTATATCTGAATCGTATATGTTTTGGATTAGTATGCGTGGAAACATAGTAATCTAATTATCTTTAAGAGTCACTactttagtttacttcacaaagaaactaaacaaaagaaaataagagtATTCTCGGATTAAGGGTTCGGTGTTTGGTGTGTAATAGGAAAGGGTTGTGGCATTGTGTCATATACGCTTATTCTAAGGATGATCTCTACTCGAATATAGTTGGTCATTGTATTTTGAGAAAGGTTGTTACACATGAATTCTGAGTTCAAATTTCTTTTGCTTGTGAATATCCTAATCATGTGTCTAAACTAAGGGTTTAACCATATTCCTTGCTTAATGATGACTCTAAGATTCCATTAGGTTTAAACAAGGTTTATATAAAGTCATTGAATTctcttagtttttttattaccaTATTTTATGTCTATCAAAAGGGCTAAGCCCCATTCCTAGTTTAGAGATGACTTCAAAGGTCTGTTAGGTTTAGACATAGATGATATAATGAAAATCTTGAATGTGTCCTAGGCATA
It encodes the following:
- the LOC124925892 gene encoding protein NRT1/ PTR FAMILY 6.2-like, whose translation is MDGKMSWAVGNTVDYKGFPADRSKTGGWVPAALILGIEVSERLSTMGIAVNLVTYLGGTMHLPSSTSANIVTDFMGTSFLLCLLGGFLADSFLGRYRTIAIFAIIQTLGTGSLAIVTKLPKLRPTPCHTHIVSNCKQASEFQMGVLYLALYIIALGTGGLKSSVSGFGTDQFDEKDEKEKTQMAYFFQRFFFFISIGTLTAVTVLVYIQDEVGRSLAYGICSISMAVAIVIFLSGSRRYRYKKSTGSPIVQILQVIAAAIRKRKLEVPYDVTLLYENTPHESRIYHSDQFSLLDKAAVVTEEDMEGNNSSNPPNPWKLCTVTRVEEVKMMAKLLPVWVTTIMFWTTYAQMITFSVVQASTMDRSLGSFKIPAGSLTVFFVAAILITLAFYDRLIMPLWKKWKGKPGFTSLQRMALGLILSGLGMAAAAIAEMKRLSVAHDVGLATATVPVSVFLLIPQFFLVGAGEAFIYTGQLDFFITQSPKGMKTMSTGLFLTTLSLGFFMSSFLVSVTKKVTGGGGREGWIADNINFGRLDLFYALLTILSLLNFLVYLLFASWYKPQKVQDNGSGVEMEGLANGSHHGEEKC